Proteins from one Rosa chinensis cultivar Old Blush chromosome 7, RchiOBHm-V2, whole genome shotgun sequence genomic window:
- the LOC112178518 gene encoding putative clathrin assembly protein At4g40080, with translation MDRKINLIDILKDKASILRATLSINRHVSSIHVAILRATSHDPSSPPSEERIADILDLGRSSRLAACTCIDILMDRLHVTQNAFVALKCLYTVHNIVSRGSFIFRDQISYHPSFGGRNFLNMTMFSDQSDLDTWEFSLWVRWYAAVVEQNLMVARAIGYYLNSENMKAENHNKVVVALLNSDLVADIEVLVGFVARISDAPESLSLQRNDLVYEIVKAASEDYRAVQREISVRVKEVEDRVERLSLSELTRVVEALRRLEDCKERLVLLFVNRKRNDGLWESVRKTRAELAETKAQREERRLVVVRTVSRNRGRDELGESTQCWNPFLEPGQLLLLPSGGGGGGWLGMGPSPIAV, from the coding sequence ATGGACCGGAAGATCAACCTCATCGACATTCTCAAAGACAAGGCCTCCATTCTCCGCGCCACCCTCTCCATCAATCGCCACGTGTCGTCCATCCACGTCGCCATCCTCCGCGCCACCTCGCACGACCCGTCGTCGCCGCCGTCCGAGGAAAGAATCGCCGACATCCTCGACCTGGGCCGGTCGTCGCGTCTCGCTGCGTGCACCTGCATTGACATCCTCATGGACCGCCTGCACGTCACCCAGAACGCGTTCGTCGCGCTGAAATGCCTCTACACCGTACATAACATAGTATCCAGAGGTTCGTTCATTTTCAGAGATCAGATTTCTTACCACCCGAGTTTCGGAGGGCGTAACTTCCTCAACATGACCATGTTCAGCGACCAATCGGATTTGGATACGTGGGAGTTTTCGTTATGGGTGAGGTGGTACGCCGCCGTGGTGGAACAGAATCTGATGGTGGCGAGGGCAATCGGTTACTATCTCAACTCAGAAAACATGAAAGCAGAAAATCATAATAAGGTTGTGGTGGCTCTGTTGAATTCTGATTTGGTGGCCGATATCGAAGTGCTAGTGGGATTCGTGGCCAGGATTAGCGACGCGCCGGAGTCATTGAGCCTGCAGCGGAACGATTTGGTCTACGAGATCGTCAAGGCGGCGAGTGAGGACTACAGGGCGGTGCAGCGCGAAATTTCGGTTCGGGTTAAAGAAGTCGAGGACAGAGTGGAGAGGCTGAGTCTGTCCGAGTTGACTCGGGTGGTGGAGGCGCTGAGGAGGCTGGAGGATTGTAAGGAGAGGCTGGTGTTGCTGTTCGTGAACCGGAAAAGGAACGACGGGCTGTGGGAGTCGGTGAGGAAAACGAGGGCGGAGCTGGCGGAGACGAAGGCgcagagagaggagaggaggcTGGTGGTGGTGAGGACGGTTAGTAGGAACAGAGGGAGGGACGAGTTGGGCGAGTCGACTCAGTGCTGGAACCCGTTTCTTGAACCAGGGCAGTTGCTTCTGTTACCATctggtggtggaggaggagggTGGCTGGGGATGGGGCCCAGTCCGATAGCCGTTTGA
- the LOC112178382 gene encoding serine carboxypeptidase-like 7, which produces MQLQGYLLGNPVSDSFIDVNERIPYVHRVSLISDEIYEAAKTNCSGDYVNVELNNTLCVTALQKIKDCLLQINLAQILEPECAFASGRTTELDGILELEKQVLWITSFQSLSYLNCIAA; this is translated from the exons ATGCAACTCCAA GGATACTTGCTTGGAAATCCAGTTTCAGATTCTTTTATTGATGTAAATGAGAGAATCCCATATGTTCACCGAGTGTCACTCATTTCAGATGAAATCTATGAG GCTGCTAAAACTAATTGCAGTGGGGACTATGTCAATGTGGAACTTAACAATACACTTTGTGTTACTGCTCTTCAAAAAATTAAAGAT TGTCTTCTACAAATAAATCTTGCACAAATTTTGGAACCCGAATGTGCTTTTGCATCTGGTAGAACAACTGAGTTGGATGGGATCTTAGAGCTCGAGAAGCAAGTACTATGGATTACCTCCTTTCAGAGTCTAAGCTACCTGAATTGCATTGCGGCGTAA
- the LOC112178381 gene encoding uncharacterized protein LOC112178381 has translation MNVLCWNCQGIGNPWTVNGLKGLVTLNFPDVVFLSETKCKTQEMDKIRFQLGYRNAFAVDCQVVKNPNGRVSRAGGLCLLWKEGIDVALSTFSDNHIDVLIGGVGDKNRWRFTGVYGHSKVELRHLTWALITKIGYNNHWPWLIGGDFNEILKACEKEGGPPRCTRQMEAFRRCVEGCCLNDLNFVGPCFTWRGKRGGEEIKVRLDRFMATRSWSDLFPTSRVTHLKPSKSDHLPILVEVRSTIPRKRRRKRRFRFEEHWLHEAECANVVKDGWESVAGNDPFQTICMRIEQTRKALWVWSDQKFGHLKAEIERIRAKLAVFYDKSLSAYPEEERLELETKLNDLLYHEHNYWQQRSRVMWLTDGDLNTRFFHHRASNRKKRNAISGLFNNDGVWCTEDSDLENIVLDYFGTLFSTSSPKNMELFTNLFPQVVTGAMNSELVREFGEEEILQALNQMHPLKAPGPDGFSPIFYQRYWSVVGRDVIAAVRCFMNSEDFLREVNGTYVTLIPKVKEVENMQQLRPISLCNVIYKLGSKVLANRLKPLLQDIIAPTQSAFVPGRQISDNSLLAFELSHFLKRRTGGSHGYGALKLDMSKAYDRVEWEFIEAVMRSMGFDQIWIKWIMGCVTTVSYSFLLNGEPRGHLIPTRGLRQGDSISPYLFLLCAEGLSRMLSYEEEQHRLHGIAIAMGAPSINHLFFADDSFVFMKAEREECARVKEILKWYEDASGQQVNFQKSKISFSKNVDIGCQEELAEVFGVERVDKHDKYLGLPTEVSYSKTEAFQFIMEKTRNKMKNWKDKTLSVAGKEVMIKSVVQSVPTYVMSCFELPKHLCQEMHRCMAEFWWGDSEKGRKIHWLAWDKMCVPKEKGGLGFRNMEYFNQALLAKQGWRILRHPDSLLGKTLKAKYFPNNDFIHASVNQGDSYTWRSLMKGKVLLEKGLRFQVGSGTRISVWFDPWIPRPYSFRPYSTVMEGLEDLTVADLIDPDSKDWMVDWLEELFFADEVDLIRKIPLSLRNPEDRLIWHFDKRGLYSVKSGYHVARCVASLSSHVSTSNSQGDKDLWRRVWHARVQPKVRNFVWRLVKNIVPTKVNLGRRVNLDERICPFCRCESETTLHVFMECNVIACMWLFSSLGLRAKNHTTNSVKEWVLDMLDVLNKSQVDIFFMLLWAIWSERNKLVWNGGTFNPMHTVTWSMHLLSEYQRCHPEKSTHKSPRGAATKWMFPPRGRLKINVDGAYKSNEGCGGIGVVVRDEMGIFRGARSRKIPYMCSAFHGEAEACRAGLLMALHHGWKQVELETDCAILATALNQQMEDNSEVSRILDDCKNYLHGFDWIRVRHIYREANSVANRLAHFASLDHVVDLCLDEAPVFIQDVLYEDNCNATMLARGSGFEMSFSPSASKETYRIAAWSRNRGVAPRIQGLGDTESRLRSSKSESRRAFAGAAGAVRIIWKG, from the exons ATGAATGTCTTGTGCTGGAACTGTCAAGGGATCGGGAACCCTTGGACAGTGAATGGACTTAAAGGGTTGGTAACCCTTAACTTTCCCGACGTGGTTTTTCTCAGTGAAACAAAGTGCAAGACTCAGGAGATGGATAAGATTAGATTCCAGTTGGGTTATCGGAATGCTTTTGCGGTAGATTGTCAGGTTGTCAAGAATCCTAATGGGAGAGTCTCTAGAGCTGGGGGTTTGTGTTTATTATGGAAGGAGGGTATAGATGTCGCCCTAAGCACCTTTTCTGATAACCATATAGATGTCTTGATTGGTGGTGTGGGGGACAAGAATAGATGGAGGTTTACTGGTGTATATGGGCATTCGAAAGTAGAGCTCCGACATTTGACCTGGGCTCTCATCACTAAAATTGGGTATAATAATCACTGGCCGTGGTTGATTGGTGGCGACTTCAACGAGATACTCAAGGCTTGTGAGAAAGAAGGGGGTCCTCCTAGGTGTACTAGACAAATGGAAGCCTTTAGAAGATGTGTGGAAGGGTGTTGTCTTAACGACCTAAATTTTGTAGGTCCTTGCTTTACTTGGAGAGGTAAGCGGGGGGGTGAAGAAATAAAGGTGAGGTTGGATAGGTTCATGGCTACTAGAAGTTGGAGTGATCTTTTTCCTACCTCACGTGTCACTCATCTTAAACCCTCAAAGTCAGACCACTTACCAATTCTTGTGGAGGTGCGTTCTACTATACCGAGGAAGCGACGGAGGAAGCGACGCTTCCGGTTCGAAGAGCATTGGCTGCATGAAGCGGAATGTGCAAATGTGGTAAAGGATGGTTGGGAGAGTGTTGCAGGCAACGACCCCTTTCAAACTATTTGTATGAGGATTGAGCAGACAAGGAAAGCTTTATGGGTTTGGAGTGATCAGAAGTTCGGCCATCTCAAAGCGGAGATTGAGCGGATCCGAGCCAAGCTTGCTGTTTTCTATGATAAGTCGTTGTCAGCATATCCTGAGGAGGAGCGTTTGGAGTTGGAAACTAAACTAAATGACTTGCTGTATCATGAACATAATTATTGGCAACAAAGGTCAAGGGTTATGTGGTTGACTGATGGAGATTTAAACACGAGATTCTTTCATCATAGAGCTAGcaacagaaagaaaagaaacgcTATTTCTGGGTTGTTCAACAATGACGGAGTGTGGTGTACTGAAGACTCTGATTTGGAGAATATTGTGCTGGACTATTTCGGTACCTTATTCTCTACTAGCTCTCCTAAAAATATGGAATTGTTTACTAACCTATTCCCACAAGTGGTTACCGGTGCGATGAACTCCGAGTTAGTTAGGGAGTTTGGGGAAGAGGAAATTCTGCAGGCATTGAATCAAATGCATCCTCTGAAGGCACCAGGGCCAGACGGGTTTTCACCAATTTTTTACCAACGTTATTGGTCTGTGGTTGGTAGAGATGTCATAGCTGCTGTACGTTGTTTCATGAATTCTGAGGATTTTCTTCGAGAAGTTAATGGCACCTATGTTACTCTGATACCTAAGGTGAAGGAGGTAGAAAACATGCAACAACTCCGTCCAATAAGCCTATGCAACGTGATCTATAAATTGGGTTCCAAAGTGCTCGCAAACAGACTTAAACCTCTCCTCCAAGATATTATTGCTCCGACCCAAAGCGCATTTGTCCCGGGACGACAAATATCGGATAATTCGTTACTGGCTTTTGAGTTATCTCATTTTTTGAAGAGACGGACTGGGGGATCACATGGTTATGGTGCATTGAAACTCGACATGAGCAAGGCATATGACAGAGTCGAGTGGGAATTTATTGAGGCTGTAATGCGTAGTATGGGGTTCGACCAAATTTGGATTAAGTGGATTATGGGGTGTGTAACAACAGTGTCATACTCCTTCTTATTAAATGGGGAACCTAGAGGCCATCTAATTCCTACTCGGGGATTGAGACAAGGGGACTCCATATCCCCGTATTTATTCTTGCTTTGCGCGGAAGGTTTGTCACGAATGTTGTCGTATGAAGAAGAGCAGCACCGTTTACATGGAATAGCCATTGCCATGGGGGCTCCCTCAATAAATCACTTATTCTTCGCGGATGATTCCTTTGTCTTTATGAAGGCAGAGAGGGAGGAATGTGCAAGAGTGAAAGAGATTTTGAAATGGTATGAAGATGCATCGGGTCAGCAGGTTAACTTTCAAAAGagtaaaatttctttttcaaagAATGTTGATATTGGTTGTCAGGAGGAGCTGGCGGAAGTGTTTGGGGTCGAAAGGGTTGATAAACATGACAAATATCTTGGCCTCCCTACTGAAGTAAGTTATTCAAAAACAGAGGCTTTTCAATTCATTATGGAAAAAACTAGGAACAAAATGAAGAACTGGAAGGACAAGACTCTGAGTGTGGCCGGGAAGGAAGTAATGATCAAGTCTGTGGTTCAATCGGTGCCCACATATGTTATGAGTTGCTTTGAGTTGCCGAAGCATCTTTGTCAAGAGATGCATCGTTGCATGGCAGAGTTTTGGTGGGGTGACTCAGAGAAAGGACGGAAAATTCATTGGCTTGCATGGGATAAGATGTGCGTTCCGAAAGAGAAGGGAGGCTTAGGTTTTAGAAACATGGAGTACTTCAATCAAGCTCTTCTAGCGAAACAGGGTTGGAGGATACTTCGACACCCTGACTCGTTGCTTGGTAAGACTTTGAAGGCTAAATATTTCCCCAATAATGATTTTATACATGCTTCTGTGAATCAGGGTGACTCCTATACCTGGAGGAGTTTAATGAAGGGGAAAGTGCTGTTGGAAAAAGGGTTGCGCTTTCAAGTTGGTTCGGGTACACGGATTTCTGTTTGGTTTGATCCTTGGATCCCCAGACCCTATTCTTTTCGGCCTTACTCGACCGTGATGGAAGGACTGGAGGACTTGACGGTGGCTGATTTGATTGATCCGGACTCAAAGGACTGGATGGTAGATTGGCTGGAAGAGTTATTCTTCGCTGATGAGGTTGATCTGATTCGTAAAATCCCTCTCAGCTTGCGAAATCCAGAAGACCGGTTGATTTGGCACTTTGACAAACGTGGTTTGTACTCAGTGAAGAGTGGGTATCATGTAGCGAGATGTGTTGCCTCATTATCCTCTCATGTCTCTACGTCTAATTCACAGGGTGATAAAGACTTGTGGCGGCGAGTTTGGCATGCTAGAGTACAACCAAAGGTGCGAAATTTTGTGTGGAGACTTGTCAAGAATATTGTGCCTACAAAGGTTAATTTGGGTAGGAGGGTGAACTTGGATGAGCGTATATGTCCTTTCTGCAGGTGTGAAAGTGAGACTACTTTGCATGTGTTTATGGAATGCAACGTGATTGCATGCATGTGGCTTTTCAGCTCCCTTGGGCTGCGAGCTAAGAACCATACCACTAATTCTGTGAAAGAATGGGTATTGGATATGCTGGATGTGCTAAATAAAAGCCAGGTTGACATTTTCTTCATGCTACTATGGGCTATATGGTCTGAAAGAAACAAATTGGTCTGGAATGGAGGTACTTTCAATCCCATGCACACTGTTACGTGGTCAATGCATTTACTATCAGAGTACCAGCGTTGTCATCCTGAGAAAAGCACACACAAGAGCCCTAGAGGAGCTGCAACTAAATGGATGTTTCCTCCACGTGGGAGACTTAAAATAAATGTTGATGGTGCCTACAAGAGTAATGAAGGGTGTGGAGGAATAGGGGTAGTGGTCCGGGACGAAATGGGCATCTTTAGAGGTGCTAGGTCCAGAAAGATACCTTATATGTGCTCGGCATTCCATGGTGAAGCGGAGGCCTGTAGGGCTGGTTTGCTTATGGCATTACATCACGGTTGGAAGCAGGTGGAGCTGGAAACCGATTGCGCTATCCTAGCTACTGCCCTTAACCAACAAATGGAGGATAACTCTGAGGTTAGTCGAATTCTAGATGATTGTAAGAATTATTTACATGGTTTTGATTGGATTAGAGTTCGACATATTTAtcgtgaagcaaatagtgtGGCGAATAGGTTGGCACACTTTGCTAGTCTAGATCATGTTGTGGATCTTTGTTTAGATGAGGCTCCTGTTTTTATACAGGACgttctctatgaggataatTGTAACGCAACTATGCTGGCTCGGGGTTCAG GATTTGAGatgagcttcagtcctagtgcaAGCAAGGAGACTTATAGGATTGCAGCGTGGTCGCGGAATCGCGGAGTCGCCCCGCGGATTCAAGGTCTCGGAGACACGGAGTCGAGGTTACGGTCGAGCAAGAGTGAGAGCAGGCGAGCATTCGCgggcgctgcaggggcagtgaGGATAATCTGGAAGGGTTAG
- the LOC112178997 gene encoding RING-H2 finger protein ATL34, whose amino-acid sequence MRFLGFKYGVLWMVIFLLLSQQITAQNTTQTGPTSSAPKFDIKMAVVMIVLVVVFFILGFLSVFTRQCAQTRLAGRADLARERMMARGLDPAVIETFPAFLFSDVKGLHLGKDSLECAVCLNEFQDDETLRLIPKCDHVFHPDCIDTWLISHSTCPVCRAYLVPKPGEEPYSALMELIEQEAGQPQPEEGAAESKLPRDVSVRFVEDQIKEEEGTPKINLISVNDPANPRLPPRSRSTGFGPRSRSTGFGPPRSGSTGRRIAGMLFPRSQSTGHNLVVQPGENTEKFTLRLPEEVRARLMNMALTRAKSTSVFPRAGSVRQGYRSGSGRGGKNGYDRYEGSSRSNRWGFSMMPPFLSRSVRQQPGADSDVATQSTVAVPERNKSPERVVIEVEEERSTDVLRQKNQV is encoded by the coding sequence ATGAGATTCTTAGGTTTCAAGTATGGTGTCCTCTGGATGgtcatcttcctcctcctctcgcAGCAGATCACCGCCCAGAACACAACCCAGACCGGACCAACTTCTTCGGCGCCGAAATTCGATATCAAGATGGCAGTTGTCATGATCGTCCTGGTGGTCGTGTTTTTCATTTTGGGGTTTCTCTCCGTCTTCACCCGCCAGTGCGCTCAGACACGTCTCGCCGGACGCGCCGACCTCGCGCGTGAGCGCATGATGGCGCGCGGCCTCGACCCTGCCGTCATCGAGACTTTCCCCGCCTTCCTGTTCTCCGACGTGAAGGGGCTCCACCTTGGCAAGGACTCGCTTGAATGCGCGGTGTGCTTGAACGAGTTCCAGGACGATGAAACGCTGCGTTTAATCCCCAAATGCGACCACGTCTTCCACCCCGACTGCATCGACACGTGGCTGATTTCCCACTCGACCTGCCCGGTCTGCCGTGCCTATCTGGTTCCCAAGCCCGGAGAGGAGCCGTACAGCGCTCTGATGGAGCTTATCGAGCAGGAAGCGGGTCAACCCCAACCGGAAGAGGGTGCTGCCGAATCCAAGCTGCCCCGGGACGTCTCGGTTCGTTTTGTAGAGGATCAGATTAAAGAAGAGGAAGGAACTCCCAAGATTAATTTGATCAGTGTTAATGATCCGGCCAATCCAAGACTTCCACCAAGGTCGAGGTCGACCGGGTTTGGGCCGAGGTCGAGGTCGACGGGCTTCGGCCCTCCGAGATCAGGGTCCACTGGGCGGCGAATCGCGGGAATGTTATTCCCGAGGTCGCAGTCCACTGGCCACAATCTGGTGGTCCAGCCCGGTGAGAATACCGAGAAGTTTACTCTACGGTTGCCGGAGGAGGTACGAGCTAGGTTGATGAACATGGCGTTGACACGTGCCAAGAGTACTAGCGTGTTCCCAAGGGCGGGGAGTGTGAGGCAAGGCTATAGGAGTGGAAGTGGGCGCGGAGGGAAGAATGGTTATGACCGGTACGAGGGAAGTTCGCGGTCGAACCGGTGGGGTTTCTCAATGATGCCGCCTTTTCTGTCTCGGTCGGTTAGGCAACAACCTGGTGCCGATAGCGATGTGGCAACTCAATCAACGGTTGCAGTGCCGGAGCGAAATAAGTCACCAGAGAGGGTTGTTATTGAGGTCGAGGAAGAGAGGTCGACCGATGTGTTAcggcagaaaaatcaagtttaa